A genomic stretch from Desulfotignum balticum DSM 7044 includes:
- a CDS encoding TRAP transporter small permease subunit, which yields MKIIHIIDSTSIWSGKIFRWAALLLSMVVIYEVASRYLFNNPTVWAFDLAMYFYSMLYLLGGAYVLWEGSHIRVDVLFNQFSKRTQAVIDIIFYVVFFFPYVSVMVWWGYKAAFWSWKAEEISNTSQWGEQIYLWKALIPIGFFLMLLQGIAELVRTIGKLRRDTNGA from the coding sequence ATGAAAATTATCCATATTATCGATTCGACAAGTATTTGGAGTGGTAAAATTTTCCGCTGGGCCGCCCTGCTGCTCAGCATGGTTGTCATCTATGAAGTTGCCTCGCGCTATCTTTTTAACAACCCCACTGTCTGGGCCTTTGATTTAGCCATGTATTTTTATTCCATGCTTTATCTGCTTGGTGGGGCCTATGTCCTGTGGGAGGGTAGCCATATTCGAGTGGATGTACTGTTTAATCAATTTTCAAAACGGACCCAGGCAGTTATTGATATCATTTTTTACGTCGTCTTTTTCTTTCCCTATGTCTCAGTAATGGTATGGTGGGGATATAAAGCCGCATTCTGGTCATGGAAAGCAGAAGAAATCAGTAACACCAGCCAGTGGGGGGAGCAGATTTATCTTTGGAAAGCGTTGATTCCAATAGGATTTTTTCTCATGTTGCTACAAGGAATTGCAGAGCTTGTCCGGACAATCGGAAAATTAAGGAGGGACACAAATGGCGCCTGA
- a CDS encoding TRAP transporter large permease produces MAPEYLAFIMLGLIITSIIIGIPVAFCLASIPLIFGYFVLGTRTFPMLAMQGWGTNVTYPFVAAPLFIFMGSLMERSGIAEQLFESFYHLLGRVSGGLALATVAMATIFGACTGNVGAGVITIGLLALPPMLNRGYDKALATGSIMVGGGLGVTIPPSIMLILYGAATGVSISKLFMAAIIPGVLLGIMYIAYIYGRARLNPEMAPSVSIENRIQGMALFKMTLKSLVPPIFLILAVLGSIFFGIVSPSEAGSMGVIGSLILIAISKKLNLQVFTQSVTYTLKITSAIVLICLGGKIFTGIFIAMGGDVGLRNFMEMFNLGTTGMMLMMLFIVFILGMVMDWIALIFILTPIFGPIISAIGMDPLYFGILFCTTLEISNMTPPFAYSVFYLKTITPPEVTIGDMYRGCVPFAIVDVLCTALLILFPGLVMWLPSIMK; encoded by the coding sequence ATGGCGCCTGAGTACCTGGCCTTTATTATGTTGGGCCTGATTATTACATCAATTATTATAGGAATTCCTGTGGCTTTCTGCCTTGCCTCTATTCCCCTTATTTTCGGGTATTTTGTATTAGGCACCCGCACATTTCCCATGCTGGCCATGCAGGGGTGGGGGACAAATGTAACATATCCTTTTGTGGCAGCGCCTCTATTTATTTTTATGGGGTCGTTGATGGAGCGGTCGGGGATTGCCGAGCAGTTGTTTGAAAGTTTTTATCACCTGCTGGGACGGGTTTCGGGAGGCTTGGCCTTAGCTACCGTGGCCATGGCAACCATTTTCGGTGCCTGCACGGGAAATGTGGGTGCCGGTGTGATCACCATCGGGTTGCTGGCGTTGCCTCCTATGCTCAATCGCGGGTATGACAAAGCCCTAGCCACCGGTAGTATTATGGTAGGCGGCGGCTTGGGCGTTACTATTCCCCCGAGCATTATGCTTATCCTGTACGGGGCCGCCACCGGCGTATCCATTTCCAAGCTATTCATGGCCGCGATCATCCCGGGTGTATTACTCGGTATCATGTATATTGCATACATCTACGGTCGTGCCCGCCTCAATCCTGAAATGGCACCATCCGTGTCCATTGAAAACCGGATCCAAGGTATGGCGCTGTTTAAAATGACCCTCAAGTCTCTGGTTCCGCCGATATTTTTAATCCTTGCTGTTCTGGGATCCATTTTCTTTGGTATTGTGTCTCCCTCCGAAGCCGGGTCAATGGGAGTTATCGGATCTTTGATTCTCATTGCTATCAGCAAAAAATTGAATCTCCAGGTATTTACCCAGTCTGTGACCTACACCCTCAAGATCACCAGCGCCATTGTTTTAATCTGTCTTGGCGGTAAAATTTTTACGGGCATTTTCATTGCCATGGGCGGTGATGTCGGGCTTCGTAATTTTATGGAGATGTTCAATCTTGGAACAACTGGAATGATGCTGATGATGCTTTTTATCGTGTTCATTCTCGGAATGGTGATGGACTGGATTGCTTTGATTTTTATCCTGACTCCGATTTTTGGTCCGATCATTTCAGCGATAGGAATGGATCCTCTTTATTTCGGTATTCTGTTTTGCACCACACTTGAAATTTCAAACATGACACCGCCGTTTGCCTATTCGGTTTTTTATTTAAAGACGATCACGCCGCCTGAGGTAACCATCGGGGACATGTACCGGGGGTGTGTCCCGTTCGCAATTGTGGATGTCCTTTGCACGGCCCTTCTTATCCTTTTTCCGGGGCTTGTGATGTGGCTACCGAGTATAATGAAATAA
- a CDS encoding fumarylacetoacetate hydrolase family protein: MQIIRFRTADNQLYTGCDYDGTTASVVAGDVFGKLTDTGERKNVAKLEAPVVPAAIFCIGLNYRGHAKETGMDLPRYPVVFMKNPGAVTPHKSDIVIPFSCLETPEVDYEAELGVVIGREAKNVSEARALDYVLGYTCANDVSARRWQKHAGGGQWVRGKSFDTFCPLGPVLVTADEISDPQTLAIESVLNGTTMQQSNTRDMIFSVARLIAFLSESTTLAPGTLILTGTPEGVGYARKPPVYLMPGDHLQTRIQGIGMLENPVTAEKSEN; this comes from the coding sequence ATGCAGATCATACGATTCAGGACAGCGGACAACCAACTGTACACCGGGTGCGATTATGACGGCACCACGGCATCGGTGGTGGCGGGAGATGTGTTCGGCAAACTGACAGATACCGGAGAGCGGAAAAATGTGGCAAAACTCGAGGCGCCCGTGGTGCCTGCGGCTATTTTTTGTATCGGGCTCAATTACCGGGGCCATGCAAAGGAAACCGGCATGGATCTGCCCAGATATCCCGTGGTGTTCATGAAAAACCCCGGGGCCGTGACACCCCATAAAAGCGACATCGTGATCCCTTTCTCCTGCCTGGAAACCCCGGAAGTGGATTATGAGGCGGAGCTGGGGGTGGTGATCGGCCGGGAAGCCAAGAATGTGTCCGAAGCCAGGGCCCTGGATTATGTGCTGGGCTATACCTGTGCCAATGACGTGTCGGCCCGGCGGTGGCAGAAACATGCCGGGGGCGGGCAATGGGTCCGGGGGAAAAGTTTTGATACGTTCTGTCCTTTGGGGCCCGTGCTGGTGACAGCCGATGAGATTTCTGATCCCCAGACCCTGGCCATCGAAAGCGTGCTCAACGGCACAACCATGCAGCAAAGCAACACCCGGGACATGATTTTTTCCGTGGCCCGGTTGATCGCGTTTCTGTCTGAATCCACAACGCTTGCGCCGGGGACCCTGATTCTCACAGGCACCCCGGAAGGGGTGGGGTATGCCCGAAAACCCCCGGTATATCTGATGCCGGGCGATCATCTTCAGACCCGGATTCAGGGGATCGGGATGCTGGAAAATCCCGTGACCGCAGAAAAAAGCGAAAACTAA
- a CDS encoding Spy/CpxP family protein refolding chaperone yields the protein MKKALILITALIAVGLLSTYAFSWGPGKGMGGYGGGTNCPGIDQNAYTDLTDAQKDELVTLRQKFIDDTYELRTSMMQKHNEIRLLMETSQPDRKKLSQLNTEVSDLMKQLQENRIDFMLTAKKVAPELTFGQGMGRGYHNGPGKGNCPKSGQGYGQGQNYDGNRGSGSGRY from the coding sequence ATGAAAAAAGCACTGATACTGATCACCGCACTGATCGCCGTGGGATTGTTATCCACCTACGCATTTTCCTGGGGACCGGGCAAAGGCATGGGCGGATATGGGGGCGGCACCAACTGCCCGGGCATTGATCAAAACGCCTATACGGATCTGACTGATGCCCAGAAAGACGAACTGGTAACCCTGCGTCAGAAATTTATCGACGACACCTATGAACTGCGGACATCCATGATGCAGAAACACAATGAGATCCGCCTGCTCATGGAAACCTCCCAGCCGGACCGGAAAAAATTGAGTCAGTTGAACACTGAAGTGTCTGATCTCATGAAACAGCTCCAGGAAAACCGGATCGATTTCATGCTGACCGCGAAAAAAGTAGCCCCTGAACTTACGTTCGGTCAGGGCATGGGCCGCGGATATCACAACGGCCCGGGCAAAGGGAATTGTCCGAAAAGCGGCCAGGGGTATGGACAAGGCCAGAATTATGACGGCAACCGAGGCTCGGGCTCAGGCCGGTATTAA
- a CDS encoding ATP-binding protein yields the protein MKKLSTRSLSSLISPLMLAGVILVLTPIFAVMTLDRMQKLKSHITDQQLAKGISMIRTFEAGTRTGMMTMHWGIRRIQDLLQETAFQPEVVHIMIVSAEGTILAHSDPDRVGQVLADIPDMPDSQATESPVFYRSLLKGEEKVFEVYKPFTPMKSRFVRHPMRMMHGMQQTRGVGSFPDKESSMEKNDVLEKGAWILVGLSMDQMDRAQARLLRDAVGQGVMFFILGCAGVISLMAFQAYRTTKARLVSARALSEKLKKEVETTRHLAAIGKLAGGVAHEIRNPLSSIKGFATYFEQRYADHPDDQDTARIMVQEVERINRSVTQLLEFAKPMAVEKKQVGIREVISHSLKLMAHDLEKKSIAVHTDIRSARSTFYTDPDRMNQILLNLYMNSLTAMDDGGTLTVTVVDVSLNRDLEIRVTDDGCGMDEQILSDIFDPYFTTRPDGTGLGLSIVHRLVETLGGEIRVESVKDQGTTFFIRLSAQEKENSK from the coding sequence ATGAAAAAATTATCAACCCGATCATTGTCGTCCCTGATTTCTCCGCTCATGCTGGCAGGGGTGATTCTGGTGCTGACACCGATTTTTGCGGTCATGACCCTGGACCGGATGCAAAAACTTAAATCCCATATCACGGATCAGCAGCTGGCCAAGGGGATTTCTATGATCCGGACCTTTGAGGCCGGGACCCGGACCGGCATGATGACCATGCACTGGGGCATACGCCGGATTCAGGATCTGCTTCAGGAAACCGCGTTTCAGCCGGAAGTGGTGCATATCATGATTGTTTCAGCCGAAGGCACCATCCTGGCCCACAGTGATCCGGACCGGGTGGGACAGGTTCTGGCGGATATACCGGACATGCCGGATTCACAAGCCACAGAAAGCCCCGTGTTTTATCGATCCCTGCTCAAAGGCGAAGAAAAGGTGTTTGAGGTATACAAGCCGTTCACCCCTATGAAAAGCCGGTTTGTCAGGCATCCCATGCGCATGATGCACGGCATGCAGCAGACAAGAGGGGTGGGGTCGTTTCCGGACAAAGAAAGCAGCATGGAGAAAAATGACGTTCTGGAAAAGGGTGCATGGATCCTGGTGGGGCTTTCCATGGATCAGATGGACCGGGCCCAGGCCCGGTTGCTGCGTGATGCCGTGGGCCAGGGCGTGATGTTTTTTATTCTGGGGTGTGCCGGCGTGATCAGTTTGATGGCGTTTCAGGCCTACCGCACCACCAAAGCCCGGCTGGTCAGCGCCAGGGCATTGTCGGAAAAACTGAAAAAAGAGGTGGAAACCACCCGGCATCTGGCCGCCATCGGCAAACTGGCGGGCGGCGTGGCCCATGAGATCAGAAATCCGTTAAGTTCCATCAAAGGGTTTGCCACCTATTTTGAACAACGGTATGCCGATCATCCGGATGATCAGGACACCGCAAGGATCATGGTCCAGGAAGTGGAACGGATCAACCGGTCCGTCACCCAGCTGCTGGAGTTTGCCAAGCCCATGGCCGTGGAAAAAAAACAGGTGGGCATCCGGGAAGTGATATCCCACTCATTGAAGCTGATGGCCCATGACCTGGAAAAGAAATCCATTGCCGTTCACACGGATATCCGGTCGGCCCGGTCAACATTTTACACGGACCCGGACCGCATGAACCAGATTCTGCTCAACCTTTACATGAACAGCCTGACAGCCATGGATGACGGGGGCACACTCACGGTCACGGTGGTTGATGTGTCTTTGAACCGGGATCTGGAGATCCGTGTCACAGATGACGGCTGCGGCATGGATGAACAGATATTGTCTGACATTTTTGATCCTTATTTCACCACCCGGCCGGACGGCACGGGCTTGGGCCTGTCCATTGTGCACCGACTGGTAGAAACCCTGGGCGGAGAGATCCGGGTGGAAAGCGTCAAGGATCAGGGAACCACATTTTTTATCCGGTTGTCTGCACAGGAAAAGGAAAACAGCAAATGA
- a CDS encoding sigma-54-dependent transcriptional regulator, translating to MTHQILVVEDDPAHARMLKTLIADWGYEVVLADDGDTGVEQVKSRSFDIVLLDMKMKRLSGMEALSQILEYNPSLPVVMMTAYSSVDTAVEALKIGAYDYLTKPLDFDRLKLTIERILERIFLQSENQHLKERLKSTALHHNILGKSPAMAALLDTLNMVAPTDANVLVTGESGTGKELAAAALHDNSPRKDQPFVRINCAAITPTLLESELFGHAKGAFTGADKKRKGKFLLAHKGSILLDEIGEMTLPMQVKLLRVLQEKEITPVGSDENISVDVRVIAATNRDLKAMATQGTFRQDLFFRLNVVTVTIPPLRERPEDIPELVLHFLAQFSKKNRREIKGVAPDAMDAMIRYAWPGNVRELMNAVERAVVLARTDYITRTDLPFGQADELETPDRAHGAGHLENTPLSRIEKQAILSTYAAADGNKSETARRLGITRKTLLKKLKQYGKDK from the coding sequence ATGACACATCAGATTTTGGTGGTGGAAGATGACCCGGCCCATGCCCGGATGCTCAAGACCCTGATAGCGGACTGGGGGTATGAGGTGGTGCTGGCCGATGACGGGGACACGGGGGTGGAACAGGTGAAATCCCGCAGTTTTGATATCGTGCTGCTGGATATGAAAATGAAGCGCCTGTCCGGCATGGAGGCCCTGTCACAGATCTTAGAATACAACCCGTCTTTGCCCGTGGTGATGATGACCGCGTATTCGTCCGTGGACACGGCCGTGGAAGCCCTGAAGATCGGGGCGTATGATTATCTGACCAAACCGCTGGATTTTGACCGGCTGAAACTGACCATCGAGCGGATCCTGGAACGGATTTTTCTGCAGTCGGAAAATCAGCACCTTAAGGAGCGTCTCAAATCCACGGCCCTTCACCACAATATTCTGGGAAAAAGTCCGGCCATGGCCGCATTGCTGGACACGCTCAACATGGTGGCGCCCACGGATGCCAATGTGCTGGTGACCGGGGAATCGGGCACGGGCAAAGAACTGGCGGCTGCGGCCCTGCATGACAACAGCCCCCGGAAAGACCAGCCCTTTGTGCGGATCAACTGTGCGGCTATCACGCCGACCCTGCTGGAGTCGGAACTGTTCGGCCATGCCAAAGGCGCGTTCACGGGTGCGGATAAAAAGCGCAAAGGAAAGTTCCTTCTGGCCCATAAAGGCAGTATCCTGCTGGATGAAATCGGTGAGATGACCCTGCCCATGCAGGTCAAACTGCTGCGGGTGCTCCAGGAAAAAGAGATCACGCCCGTGGGCAGTGATGAAAATATTTCCGTGGATGTGCGGGTGATTGCGGCCACCAACCGGGATCTGAAAGCCATGGCAACTCAGGGCACGTTCCGGCAGGACCTGTTTTTCCGCTTAAATGTGGTGACCGTGACCATCCCGCCTTTGCGGGAACGGCCCGAAGATATCCCGGAGCTGGTGTTGCATTTTCTGGCGCAGTTTTCCAAAAAAAACCGGCGGGAGATCAAGGGGGTGGCACCGGATGCCATGGATGCCATGATCCGGTATGCCTGGCCCGGCAATGTCCGGGAGCTGATGAATGCCGTGGAACGGGCCGTGGTCCTGGCCCGGACCGATTATATCACCCGCACGGATCTGCCCTTTGGGCAAGCGGATGAATTAGAAACGCCGGACAGGGCTCATGGGGCCGGCCATCTGGAAAACACGCCGTTGTCCCGGATTGAAAAACAAGCGATTTTATCCACATATGCCGCAGCTGACGGCAACAAGAGCGAAACGGCCCGGCGCCTGGGAATTACCCGGAAAACATTGTTAAAAAAGCTTAAACAGTATGGAAAAGACAAATAA
- a CDS encoding peptidoglycan -binding protein, whose protein sequence is MLSRTRRNASPISAWPGYVDVLSALLMVVIFVLMIFVVAQFLLSEVLRGQESELTRLHTQVSQLAEMLGLEKEKSGRLETQVARLSDTIIALSEDKEILMSQVADYQAQAEMDEETLKQQMLTIASLNEDISALQQVREQLEQEVGDLAAALASRDRELGVVRDRSMRLAARLADQTETTLLAQEKIEEQDIRIQALSAVLASQKESIEKEQQLSASARAEVALLTDQISRLRDQLEVIKTALAEAEAASEKKDARIEDLGKQLNIALARKVHELTQYRSEFFGRLKQILGDNPAIQIRGDRFVFQAELFFASGSADLGEQGKTHLAALAETLLTVAQKIPEDIDWILQIDGHSDKVPINNEFFASNWELSTARAVSVVRFLSRQGIPENRMAAAGFSKYHPIDPADTPEAYRKNRRIEIKLTN, encoded by the coding sequence ATGTTATCCAGAACGCGGCGAAATGCAAGTCCCATCTCAGCCTGGCCCGGATATGTGGATGTGCTGTCCGCCCTGCTGATGGTGGTGATTTTTGTTCTGATGATTTTTGTGGTGGCCCAGTTTCTGCTCAGTGAGGTGCTGCGGGGCCAGGAAAGCGAATTGACACGGCTTCATACCCAGGTGAGCCAGCTGGCGGAAATGCTGGGGCTTGAAAAGGAAAAATCCGGGCGGCTGGAGACTCAGGTGGCAAGATTGTCAGATACCATTATCGCTTTGTCCGAAGACAAAGAGATCCTCATGTCCCAGGTGGCGGATTATCAGGCCCAGGCTGAAATGGATGAAGAAACACTGAAACAGCAGATGCTCACCATTGCCAGCCTGAATGAAGATATTTCGGCGTTGCAGCAGGTCAGAGAGCAGCTGGAGCAGGAAGTGGGAGATCTGGCCGCGGCTCTGGCATCCCGGGATCGGGAACTGGGGGTTGTGCGGGACCGGTCCATGCGCCTGGCGGCCCGGCTGGCGGATCAGACCGAGACCACACTGCTGGCCCAGGAAAAAATCGAAGAACAGGACATCCGGATTCAGGCGTTGTCCGCCGTGCTGGCATCTCAGAAGGAAAGTATTGAAAAGGAACAGCAGCTGTCGGCATCGGCCAGGGCTGAAGTGGCGTTGCTCACGGATCAGATCTCCCGGCTCAGGGACCAGCTGGAGGTGATCAAGACCGCGCTGGCCGAAGCCGAAGCGGCATCCGAGAAAAAAGATGCCAGGATCGAAGACCTGGGCAAACAATTGAACATTGCCCTGGCCAGAAAAGTCCATGAACTGACCCAGTACCGGTCCGAATTTTTCGGCCGGCTCAAACAGATCCTGGGGGACAACCCGGCCATACAGATCCGGGGCGACCGGTTCGTGTTCCAGGCGGAACTGTTTTTTGCCTCCGGGTCTGCCGACCTGGGAGAACAAGGCAAAACGCACCTGGCCGCCCTGGCCGAGACCCTGCTGACCGTTGCCCAAAAGATTCCCGAAGATATCGACTGGATCCTGCAGATTGACGGCCACAGCGACAAGGTGCCCATCAACAATGAATTTTTCGCCTCCAACTGGGAACTGTCCACAGCCCGGGCCGTATCCGTGGTGCGGTTTTTAAGCCGTCAGGGGATCCCGGAAAACCGCATGGCCGCCGCCGGATTCAGCAAATACCATCCCATTGATCCGGCAGATACCCCGGAAGCCTATCGCAAGAACCGTCGCATCGAGATCAAGCTCACCAATTAG
- the tyrA gene encoding bifunctional chorismate mutase/prephenate dehydrogenase, whose protein sequence is MTDTRFSDQIRPLRDEIDRIDTQILTLLARRQEQVEQVADLKKKCGMPVYHPAREEDMISRLRTQAKGKGLDPDVTENLFRVIIRQSRVKQTFTMQYKGVRPGAAVLIVGGAGQMGAMFASLFEKSGYGVRILTESDWESAPQLCEGIDLALVSVPIEHTVAVIEKIAPFLPATALLADLTSIKKAPVETMCESHGGPVLGLHPLFGPTTSSLDKQIIVYTPGRDMSAGHWLVEQMGLWGAIPVQASAVEHDEIMEIVQALRHFATFCFGRFLFEKQVKIQRTLEFSSPIYRLELGMVGRLFAQDAGLYAQIVFATKERRDLLKQFVSSLTQHIEMLENKDIPVFTRQFNEIAEWFGPFSDQALRESTFLIDRLIERF, encoded by the coding sequence ATGACCGACACCCGCTTTTCAGACCAGATCCGCCCGTTGCGGGACGAAATCGACCGTATTGATACACAAATTCTGACCCTTCTGGCCAGACGTCAGGAACAGGTGGAACAGGTGGCGGACCTGAAAAAAAAATGCGGCATGCCCGTGTACCATCCGGCCAGAGAAGAAGACATGATCTCACGTCTCAGAACCCAGGCCAAAGGCAAAGGCCTGGACCCGGATGTCACGGAAAACCTGTTCAGGGTGATCATCCGCCAGTCCCGGGTCAAACAGACCTTTACCATGCAGTACAAGGGGGTCCGGCCCGGTGCGGCCGTGCTCATCGTCGGCGGTGCCGGACAGATGGGAGCCATGTTTGCCTCTTTGTTTGAAAAATCCGGGTACGGGGTCCGGATTTTGACGGAATCGGACTGGGAATCGGCCCCCCAACTGTGCGAAGGCATTGATCTGGCCCTGGTGTCCGTGCCCATAGAGCACACCGTGGCGGTGATCGAAAAAATCGCCCCGTTTCTGCCGGCCACAGCTCTTCTGGCAGACCTGACCTCCATAAAAAAAGCCCCCGTGGAAACCATGTGTGAAAGCCACGGCGGACCGGTCTTAGGCCTGCATCCCCTGTTCGGCCCCACCACCTCTTCTTTGGACAAACAGATCATTGTCTACACACCGGGCCGGGACATGAGCGCCGGCCACTGGCTGGTGGAACAGATGGGGCTGTGGGGGGCCATTCCGGTTCAGGCATCGGCTGTGGAACATGATGAGATCATGGAGATCGTCCAGGCCCTGCGGCATTTTGCCACCTTCTGTTTCGGCCGGTTTTTGTTTGAAAAACAGGTGAAAATCCAGCGCACCCTGGAATTTTCCAGCCCCATCTACCGGCTGGAGCTGGGCATGGTGGGCCGGCTGTTTGCCCAGGATGCCGGCCTGTACGCCCAGATCGTTTTTGCCACAAAAGAACGGCGGGACCTGTTAAAGCAGTTTGTCTCTTCGTTGACCCAGCATATAGAGATGCTTGAAAACAAAGACATCCCGGTATTTACCCGCCAGTTCAACGAAATCGCCGAGTGGTTCGGCCCGTTCAGCGATCAGGCGTTGCGGGAATCCACCTTTCTGATCGACCGGCTCATCGAGCGGTTTTAA
- a CDS encoding MBL fold metallo-hydrolase, whose product MPEPDPKIESSSYPMPLSSRVTVLGNHYINLFLVQGDQKTALFEAGISGMVDTVIRQLKHLNVVPDYLIISHPHSDHITGLPGLMARFPRAQILVGTGTREFITHPKAGFLMRAEDEFMSQGLADRGLPPQRPPISTIPDLSNAREVADTFVLDLGGIDLELFPVTGHSPGNILGRVKEMVFCSDSVGFHFPGKGFWPLFFTGAKEYLDTLAQIQAMAPAIVCPGHQGPLKHAAATAGIQAGIDTARRFIDRVTRTSLTDRELEAQLFHESYRDEFTLYTKENIANCNRLLIKRARQSAA is encoded by the coding sequence ATGCCGGAACCGGATCCGAAAATCGAGTCATCCAGTTATCCCATGCCCCTGTCCTCCCGGGTGACGGTGCTGGGCAATCACTACATCAACCTGTTTCTTGTTCAGGGAGACCAGAAAACCGCTTTGTTCGAAGCCGGCATCTCCGGTATGGTGGATACCGTCATCCGCCAGCTGAAACACTTAAATGTTGTACCGGATTATCTGATCATAAGCCACCCCCATTCCGATCATATCACCGGACTTCCGGGACTGATGGCACGGTTTCCCCGAGCACAGATTCTGGTGGGGACCGGTACCAGAGAATTTATCACCCATCCCAAAGCCGGTTTTCTGATGCGGGCAGAAGACGAATTCATGTCCCAGGGTCTTGCCGACAGAGGCCTGCCGCCCCAGCGCCCCCCCATCAGCACCATTCCGGATCTGTCAAACGCCCGGGAGGTGGCAGACACGTTTGTGCTGGATCTGGGAGGCATTGATCTGGAGTTGTTTCCCGTGACCGGGCATTCGCCGGGCAATATTCTGGGACGGGTCAAAGAGATGGTGTTCTGCTCGGACAGTGTGGGATTCCATTTTCCGGGCAAAGGATTCTGGCCTTTGTTTTTCACAGGCGCCAAAGAATATCTGGACACGCTGGCACAGATCCAGGCCATGGCACCGGCCATTGTGTGTCCGGGACATCAGGGGCCGTTGAAACATGCGGCAGCCACCGCAGGTATCCAGGCCGGCATTGACACGGCCCGGCGTTTCATTGACCGGGTCACCCGGACCTCCTTGACGGACCGGGAACTGGAGGCCCAGCTGTTTCATGAAAGCTACCGGGATGAGTTCACTTTGTACACCAAAGAAAATATCGCCAACTGCAACCGGCTGTTGATCAAACGGGCCCGGCAGTCGGCAGCCTGA